tttcaatgttttcctaTTTCTATATGTAGGGTAAAACAGCATCATGGAAGCAAGCTCATTTATGGACTGAGTAGGGTCCATCCATGGCCCATCAGAGTGCAGTCCCCAGAAGATCCCCCCTTCCTTCCATTTCTCAAATGGGGAACCTGATTTGAGGtgggggagaaagaaaaggattGGCCCCTAATGTCATCTCTCAAGCCCAGGAAGAAATCCAAAGATTCTCCTGAGACTGGAACCAAGACAGGACCCCTAAGAAACCTAGCCCTAAAGTCCAGTCTAAGAATCCAAGCCCCTGTCCCAGGAGCTTAGTCAGGATCCCACCAGACACGAGCTCAACCCCTTCCGACCACACAGAGATGGGGTCCCTCTCACACGTTCATGTCTCCTCCAAGCTGCTCTGGCCATCAAGCGTGGGATCCAGCTGGAAGCTGAAGAAGATCAGGGCAGTGGCTACTGTTGAGTGGCCAGAAGAGATGCTCTTCAGGGAAAGGGAGTTCTAGCAGAGCGGAAGAAAAGCCAGCAAAAGTGTGGAAGGGATGTGTTCCTAAGGATTCTAAGCCCGCTCCAATCCCTGCCTCCCCTGTCTTCTCTCCCCCAGCCTCTCTTGCTGAGTCTCCTTCTGTGTCCTAGGGCAAGGTCCGGTGGTAGGGCGGGGTCCCTATCTGCTCTGCAGCCTCATTAGTGGCACCCCTGTCTCCCACTCTCTGCACAGACGTGGAGTGGATGCCCATCCACACGCGGGCCTACGTGGGCACCCTGACCGGCTACGTCTATAGTATAGGCCAGTTCCTCCTAGCTGGCGTGGCCTATGCTGTGCCTCACTGGCGTTACCTGCAGCTGTTGGTTTCCGTGCCCTTTTTCGTCTTCTTCATCTACTCCTGGTGCGTGGTGCCCATGGCGGGGTGGCAGGGTGGAGTCAATGTCACAGGAGGGCTTCAAAGGATAGGCCTTCTCCAAGCCTTCCTTACACAAACCTCCCACCtcacaaaaccagaaaaagtCAACCCCAGTCTACTGCCTCAGTGGCACacatagggaaactgaggctgtggGGAGAAGGCTTTCCCCAGGGAACGCAGTCCTCTGGATTCCCCTCATTACCCCAGACCACTTGCTCTCGTCCCCTATTCACACCCAAGAGCTGAGCTTCTGAGTTGAGAAATGTGTGGTTCACCAAGTTGGGCAAGTGGACCACTTCCACTGCACTCCCCCTGCtaagcccagcccctgccccaggcctgtggACCAGAACCAAGGtcactcctcacccccacccctctgGCTTCCAGGTTCTTTATTGAGTCGGCCCGCTGGTACTCCAGTTCTGGAAGGCTGGACCTCACCCTGAAGGCCCTGCAGAAAGTCGCCCGAATCAACAAAAAGCAGGAAGAGGGGGCCAAGCTGAGTATCGAGGTGAGATCCCCGAGACCTCCTGCAACACATCACCAGCCCTCCACCCCCAAACTCCACACCCaggacccagaagccaggaggcttctCTGAGTCGATGCTAGGCTAGGAGAAGCCCCTGGGAGAAGCCAGTCCCTGatccctgcccaccccacaggTGCTCCGGATGAGTCTGCAGAAGGAAATGACCACAAGCAAAGGCCAGGCCTCGGCCATGGAGCTGATACGCTGCCCTACCCTTCGCcgcctcttcctctgcctctccttgctGTGGTAGGCCCAAGAAGActgacagacaggcaggcaggcagcccatGAGACAAAAGACTGGCCGGGGAGGGAGGCAACGGGTAAGGGAagccagaagagagagaggacacaGGGCAGTACAACTGCTGTGAGAAGCAGGAATCCTATATATCAAGCCCAGCAGGCGTGGGCCTCAGGGGACATCAGCCTCCCCATCTCTTCCTTTCATCACCCCATAACAATATGGCAATATCACAGGAGGGTCAGTGGCCTTTAAAGCCAATAGACTCACACCATGAAGGCACTGACCCCTCTGGCTTGCAAAGCATTTGGCAACTTTGCTGGCCAGAGGGTATGTGCCACGAGCACAGGCACAGGCAATAACATGGCTAAGACTCGACTCCACTTGGTCCAAGGTTGAGACTCGACTCCACTTGGTCCAAGGTTGATGTAACCCAggactcccccactccctctgcAACATTCCCCACTGTCACTCTCTTGTGTTATCCTCCTTCCCACCACCACAGAAACCCCACAAACAGTCAAAGCAGCAGGAACAAGCCAACAACACATTCTGTGGGTCCACCCAGTCACCAAAGCTTCTTTTTGTTAGCTCTTGGTGTCTTTAGATGCACAACATTCAGGCCAGGACCATGGACAGGTCCCTGGCCTCTTCCCAGGCCCTCAAAACCCACCGCCCCTCAGTCCAACACCAACAGATAAGACTGAAACCATGTAAATCTTACATATCAACTAAGTAAAAATCCCATAACACACTGGGGACTTACAGCTATTAGAAGACTGGAAATTTTAAAGTATTAGAAGGAGACCCCAGTACTCAAACTATGCAATTTAAATATGTAGTCAAATGCCTGAAGAAATATTAGCCAAGGAAAATCCTCACTCCTTAAGCAAGGTATGCAACACAGCTCACCGCTCCCTGTTTTGAAACAGCACTCCTGTGAAGTCTCCCTAATACATTCCactcccctctccctttcccaATAGGTTTGCCACCAGCTTTGCCTACTATGGGCTGGTTATGGATttgcaaggctttggggtcaGCATCTACCTAATTCAAGTGATTTTTGGTGCCGTGGACCTGCCTGCCAAGTTTGTGTGCTTCCTGGTCATCAACACTCTGGGGCGCCGGCCAGCCCAGTTGGCCTCACTGTTACTGGCCGGCATCTGCATCCTGGTGAATGGAGTGATACCCCGGGGTAAGCATTCATGAGCATCCAGGCCCCTCCCAACTCAGCCTCACCTCTGAAAATTACCCAACATCTCACAAAGGAGGGAAGCCAATTCTTGCAAGCCCAGGTCTCTGctgttccctcctctctccctagACCAGTCCATCATCCGGACCTCCCTTGCTGTGCTGGGAAAAGGCTGCCTGGCCTCATCCTTCAACTGCATCTTCCTGTACACTGGGGAGGTGTACCCCACGGTGATCCGGTGAGTGGAAGCTaaggtggggcgggggggggagggagtCAGACCCCAGAGAACAGCTCAGAACACTCTAGCCCAAAGACTCCCTCTGAAAATTCACCACTGCAAGACATACAATAGCCACTCGTACACACCTCAAGGCTTAGCTGGCACAGGTGTGGCTGCCCTCTAAGAAAATCTCAAAAAGAGCCACTAACTGGGCAGTCCAGAAAACACATCTAAGAGGCAAGACGTGACCAAGGTAGGAGCTGCCTCCATACCCAACTTCTCCCTCCAAACAAGTGGAGCTTTCGGAAGCAGAAGAGCACCCACATGCAGGCAGATTCCTTCACAGTAGCCAACAAGGGGCTGTGGTCACCACACTGAGGGGAGGACACGAAGCGCACTTCAAACTGGGAGGCGAAAGTCACAATGGACAGCAAAGACACATGGGCTTCCTTCCTCCACATGGAATGGGAACCCAGAGAGGTCCTGTGCTCCTGTGAGTTCTCGGGGgggaaagaacaaaagaataGAGCACTTAGGATGTGCTCGGCGCCATCTGAAACCTTTCACCACTACTAACTATTCAATCCTTGATGATGTGGCAGTGAGGTATGTACTATCATATTCCCACCTTACACGTGTGATCATTCCTCAGAAGTTTTAGCATGTGGACTACAGTTTCCTCCCTTGGAGGCCCTAATCTGAGAGGCCTGTGTGGGGCTGGGGCAACTGTAATTCAAAAGTCCGGGTGACTTGAGAACCAAGCCACTGAGGCCCAGAGATGGAAAGGGACTTGCCCAGGCCCACACAGCAATCAATCTCAGAACTCCCCCATTCTCTACCCAGAACCCTGCTCAACTtcccttttagaaaaaaaaaatcatcaaaaccaaTACCAAACAGGTTTTCTCACCAAATGCATCAGTGGGAGCACACCGGGGGTGACCTGGGGCCAGGACTGAATTGCCCTGTGGCGCCTCAGTCTTCTAGCCAAACtaacccacacacacccctcctgaGCCCCACAGGCAGACAGGCCTGGGCATGGgcagcacaatggccagagtgggcAGCATCGTGAGCCCCTTGGTGAGCATGACCTCCGAGCTCtacccctccctgcctctcttcatcTACGGCGCGGTTCCTGTGGCCGCCAGTGCCGCCACTGCCCTCCTACCAGAGACCCTGGGACAGCCGCTGCCGGACACTGTACAGGACCTGGAGgacaggtaggcccccagccagagagcagccaggacttaccCCGGGGCACACAGCCAAAGTGGacacccagagaaggctcctgaccAGAGCCCTTGGTGCCCAGTCAACTGTGAGTCCTCCTTCCTGGGCTCCTAGACAGTCCCAGCAgacagcaggtggctggggaTGGCGCGGTGGAGGTCCCTGGGAAGGCCCCTGACTCCCAACTAGGCCTGCCGGCTACATATCCACAATACTACCGTTCTGCCGCCCACTAGGAGGAGAG
The sequence above is a segment of the Ochotona princeps isolate mOchPri1 chromosome 4, mOchPri1.hap1, whole genome shotgun sequence genome. Coding sequences within it:
- the SLC22A6 gene encoding LOW QUALITY PROTEIN: solute carrier family 22 member 6 (The sequence of the model RefSeq protein was modified relative to this genomic sequence to represent the inferred CDS: substituted 1 base at 1 genomic stop codon): MAFNDLLKQVGGVGRFQRIQVILVVLPLVLMASHNTLQNFTAAIPTHHCRPPAHANLSQDGGLQAWLPQDTQGRFQSCLRFTSPQGTPPFADGTEANSTGTTEPCIDGWIYDNSTFPSTIVTEWDLVCSHRALRQLGQSLYMAGVLIGAMVFGYLADRLGRRKVLILNYLQTAVSGTCAAFSPNFTVYCAFRLLSGMAMAGIALNCMTLNVEWMPIHTRAYVGTLTGYVYSIGQFLLAGVAYAVPHWRYLQLLVSVPFFVFFIYSWFFIESARWYSSSGRLDLTLKALQKVARINKKQEEGAKLSIEVLRMSLQKEMTTSKGQASAMELIRCPTLRRLFLCLSLLWFATSFAYYGLVMDLQGFGVSIYLIQVIFGAVDLPAKFVCFLVINTLGRRPAQLASLLLAGICILVNGVIPRDQSIIRTSLAVLGKGCLASSFNCIFLYTGEVYPTVIRQTGLGMGSTMARVGSIVSPLVSMTSELYPSLPLFIYGAVPVAASAATALLPETLGQPLPDTVQDLEDRXAPSQRAARTYPRRGKPKQQQQEQLKQMVPLQASAQEKNGL